The Amblyomma americanum isolate KBUSLIRL-KWMA chromosome 6, ASM5285725v1, whole genome shotgun sequence genome has a window encoding:
- the LOC144094198 gene encoding uncharacterized protein LOC144094198, whose amino-acid sequence MDTPTTAAQQLLFSLYDESQGSENQVQLHTVPENEQSSSSMTSPYGPWTTGETKLLLDCYVRYTPQVGPQRRFRSKKMMYEQIAQDIQRVLGVIRTGIQCETRFKTLAKRKRNVDRNNGTSGLSRCAVSYEEEFAAIRAIDDSIEPEVL is encoded by the exons ATGGACACACCGACGACCGCTGCGCAGCAGCTGTTATTCTCCCTTTACGACG AGAGCCAAGGAAGCGAAAATCAAGTACAGCTGCACACAGTGCCTGAAAATGAGCAGTCGAGCAGCAGCATGACCTCACCTTATG GACCATGGACTACAGGTGAAACAAAGCTGCTCCTGGACTGTTATGTACGCTACACGCCACAGGTGGGGCCTCAAAGGAGGTTCCGCAGCAAGAAGATGATGTATGAGCAGATTGCTCAAGACATACAGAGAGTTCTTGGAGTCATTCGCACAGGAATCCAgtgtgagacaaggttcaagacgCTGGCCAAACGAAAACGCAATGTGGACAGAAATAATGGAACTTCTGGACTGTCTCGCTGTGCAGTGTCATATGAAGAAGAATTTGCAGCTATCAGAGCAATTGATGACAGCATTGAGCCTGAAGTTCTGTGA
- the LOC144094428 gene encoding uncharacterized protein LOC144094428, which yields MSTESRARKFRRTRKRRVDLQRDVCVTERFVPDTEDVPTPDPTSQNVEAGTSSVFVDLSSDQDLCPQFDSRFDYEADHERADEDVATFRHQLQTWAVESGSSHAAVTSLLKVLRSHKCFSSLPSSARALLQTPKKSNELSEISGGQYRHFGVEAGIREILGQCRDLPPELNLTFHIDGLPLSKSSRGQFWTILGRISNLKHAAPFVTSVFLGDSKPRDANEFLYSFVEELNVLLSTGIAVEAFTIPVKLKAIVCDAPAKAFVLCVKNHTGYYSCTKCTVKGAYIEGRVCFPNISSELRTDRSFRQRSQEQYHTGSSIVEQLPIDIVRDVPLDYMHLVCLGVVHKLLVLWFRGPKAIRLGSKVRIELSVRNVKAAQFVPCEFNRKPRSLTDLDRWKATEFCFFLLYGGPVLLSSLLPSQMYENFLALHVAITILSMPNGTKSEVQYAGQLLNHFVKGFMKIYGKEHASHNVHGLCHLAFDVEHLGPLDSWSAFPFENHMSALKRLLRKPERPLEQLSNRLSEQGAVLKEAQQMPNFPLLTGQHESGPLIAPCQGPQFKKVKLPGSVVLAPGKKDSCCILQDGSVIVIENFAHLPTGAPCVVGRKFIQLEDLYSSPCPSSMLGIYRASQLPSLRAWPLENVSRKALKLFFKRDAIIFPLLHSEISA from the exons ATGTCAACGGAAAGTCGTGCGCGAAAGTTTCGCCGCACAAGGAAAAGACGGGTTGAC CTTCagcgtgatgtgtgtgtgaccgaaCGTTTTGTGCCCGATACTGAGGATGTGCCGACCCCAGACCCCACAAGTCAAAATGTTGAAGCTGGGACCTCATCGGTTTTTGTAGATTTAAGCTCCGATCAGGACCTTTGTCCTCAGTTTGACAGCAGGTTTGATTACGAAGCCGATCATGAACGCGCTGACGAGGACGTAGCGACTTTCCGCCACCAGCTTCAAACATGGGCAGTGGAGTCTGGGTCGTCGCATGCTGCTGTCACGTCACTTTTGAAAGTGCTCCGCAGCCACAAGTGTTTTTCTTCTCTCCCATCATCGGCGAGAGCGCTGCTACAGACACCGAAAAAATCGAATGAACTTTCCGAAATTTCGGGAGGCCAGTACCGCCACTTCGGTGTAGAAGCAGGGATACGGGAAATCCTGGGACAGTGTCGAGACCTGCCGCCGGAACTGAATTTGACTTTTCATATTGATGGCCTACCATTATCGAAAAGTTCTAGAGGCCAGTTTTGGACAATTCTCGGCCGCATAAGCAACCTCAAGCATGCGGCACCATTTGTGACGAGTGTTTTCTTAGGTGACAGCAAGCCGAGAGATGCAAATGAGTTCCTATACAGCTTTGTTGAAGAGCTAAATGTTCTTTTATCTACAGGAATTGCTGTTGAAGCTTTCACAATACCTGTAAAGCTAAAAGCCATTGTGTGTGATGCGCCTGCAAAGGCATTTGTTTTGTGTGTCAAAAACCACACGGGCTATTACAGCTGCACGAAGTGCACTGTTAAGGGTGCGTACATTGAAGGAAGAGTCTGTTTTCCAAACATTAGCAGTGAGCTGAGAACTGACCGCAGTTTTAGGCAGAGGTCGCAGGAGCAGTATCATACTGGAAGCAGTATTGTAGAGCAGCTGCCAATAGACATCGTGAGGGATGTCCCGCTAGATTATATGCACCTCGTTTGCCTAGGCGTGGTGCACAAATTGCTTGTATTGTGGTTCCGTGGCCCGAAAGCTATAAGGCTTGGCAGCAAAGTCCGCATTGAACTGTCAGTGAGAAATGTCAAGGCCGCACAGTTTGTTCCTTGTGAATTTAACCGAAAGCCTCGTAGCCTCACAGATCTGGATCGCTGGAAGGCCAcagagttttgtttctttttgctgtatGGGGGACCCGTGCTCCTGTCATCGCTTCTTCCGTCACAGATGTATGAGAATTTTCTAGCTTTGCATGTTGCTATTACCATTCTTTCAATGCCTAATGGCACAAAAAGTGAAGTGCAGTATGCAGGGCAGCTTCTGAACCATTTTGTTAAAGGCTTTATGAAGATATATGGCAAGGAGCATGCTTCGCACAATGTGCATGGACTATGCCATCTGGCATTTGATGTTGAGCACCTGGGGCCATTGGATTCATGGAGTGCGTTCCCATTTGAGAACCACATGTCTGCTCTGAAAAGGCTGCTCCGAAAACCAGAGCGACCACTCGAGCAGCTCTCTAACAGACTATCAGAGCAAGGAGCTGTACTGAAGGAGGCTCAGCAGATGCCAAACTTCCCACTGCTCACTGGACAACATGAGTCTGGGCCCCTTATTGCTCCATGTCAAGGGCCTCAGTTCAAAAAAGTGAAGCTGCCAGGCAGCGTGGTCCTTGCCCCTGGCAAGAAGGACAGCTGCTGCATTCTGCAAGATGGGTCTGTAATTGTCATCGAGAACTTTGCACATCTGCCAACTGGAGCACCTTGCGTTGTAGGAAGAAAGTTCATTCAGCTCGAGGACCTGTACTCCTCTCCATGCCCATCATCAATGCTTGGCATATATAGAGCGTCACAACTGCCTAGTCTGCGTGCCTGGCCACTAGAGAATGTTTCACGCAAAGCTTTGAAACTCTTTTTTAAACGCGATGCCATTATTTTTCCCCTCCTTCATTCAGAAATATCAGCATAA